The following proteins are encoded in a genomic region of Neoarius graeffei isolate fNeoGra1 chromosome 6, fNeoGra1.pri, whole genome shotgun sequence:
- the iqcg gene encoding dynein regulatory complex protein 9 isoform X3: protein MKGTVPRDYNHDMEVALGGQAEGDGRSEAVQEQHRMQRELEHSLMDRTISSDYTSKVQSDRRFAARLISDLLTELTEEGTFSSLIRTVDEEKRIKAQLNDIISRDKEDRLRIKTLQKQLLDIAKETNLQIQERDKMVAHLEDQVQEWKMKESLQEKYENESAELLVCEGQKLNNHNEKQLETEIEQLLKKKLINEEKSHQEMEVLLKKNQMRLEEQLESWMQRYDKDTEDKQLELKTLKTNKSNNLVQLEELAQKYKDTEQVIIEDRTEKEKLRKQLEKEQLQTNTAIKIQSWWRGTMVRKGLGPFNNANKPKDKKQGKKEK from the exons GTGGCTCTCGGGGGCCAGGCTGAGGGTGATGGCAGGTCTGAGGCCGTACAGGAGCAACACAGGATGCAGAGGGAACTGGAGCACAGTCTGATGGACAGAACGATCTCCTCAGATTACACGAGCAAAGTACAGAGTGACCG AAGGTTTGCGGCTCGGCTGATCAGCGACCTGCTGACGGAGCTGACGGAGGAAGGAACGTTCTCCAGCCTGATACGCACTGTGGACGAAGAGAAGCGGATCAAAGCCCAGCTGAACGATATAATCAGCAG GGATAAAGAGGATCGTCTCAGGATCAAAACCCTGCAGAAACAGTTACTCGACATCGCCAAAGAAACGAATCTCCAGATTCAG GAGCGTGACAAAATGGTGGCGCACCTCGAAGATCAGGTGCAGGAGTGGAAAATGAAGGAAAGCCTGCAGGAGAAGTACGAGAACGAAAGCGCTGAGCTGCTCGTCTGTGAGGGACAGAAACTGAACAACCACAACGAGAAGCAGCTGGAGACCGAgatcgag CAGTTGCTCAAGAAGAAGCTGATAAACGAGGAAAAGTCTCACCAAGAGATGGAGGTTCTTCTTAAAAAGAATCAGATG AGGCTGGAGGAGCAGTTGGAGTCCTGGATGCAGCGCTACGATAAAGACACGGAGGACAAACAGCTGGAGCTGAAGACTCTGAAGACCAACAAGTCCAACAATCTGGTGCAGTTAGAGGAGCTGGCTCAGAAA TACAAAGACACCGAGCAGGTGATTATCGAGGACAGAACGGAGAAGGAGAAGCTGCGCAAACAGCTGGAGAAAGAACAGCTGCAGACGAACACAGCTATAAAG atTCAGTCGTGGTGGAGAGGAACCATGGTTCGAAAAGGTCTTGGTCCCTTTAACAACGCGAATAAACCCAAAGACAAAAAGCAGGGCAAAAAAGAGAAGtga
- the iqcg gene encoding dynein regulatory complex protein 9 isoform X2 gives MLCAVDVLRLCAVLRDCADQLAVLGLIKGGAHRDTPTAALTVALGGQAEGDGRSEAVQEQHRMQRELEHSLMDRTISSDYTSKVQSDRRFAARLISDLLTELTEEGTFSSLIRTVDEEKRIKAQLNDIISRDKEDRLRIKTLQKQLLDIAKETNLQIQERDKMVAHLEDQVQEWKMKESLQEKYENESAELLVCEGQKLNNHNEKQLETEIELLKKKLINEEKSHQEMEVLLKKNQMRLEEQLESWMQRYDKDTEDKQLELKTLKTNKSNNLVQLEELAQKYKDTEQVIIEDRTEKEKLRKQLEKEQLQTNTAIKIQSWWRGTMVRKGLGPFNNANKPKDKKQGKKEK, from the exons ATGCTGTGTGCGGTGGATGTGCTGCGGCTCTGCGCGGTGCTCCGGGACTGCGCGGATCAGCTCGCCGTGCTGGGGCTCATCAAGGGCGGGGCTCACAGGGACACACCCACCGCCGCTCTCACA GTGGCTCTCGGGGGCCAGGCTGAGGGTGATGGCAGGTCTGAGGCCGTACAGGAGCAACACAGGATGCAGAGGGAACTGGAGCACAGTCTGATGGACAGAACGATCTCCTCAGATTACACGAGCAAAGTACAGAGTGACCG AAGGTTTGCGGCTCGGCTGATCAGCGACCTGCTGACGGAGCTGACGGAGGAAGGAACGTTCTCCAGCCTGATACGCACTGTGGACGAAGAGAAGCGGATCAAAGCCCAGCTGAACGATATAATCAGCAG GGATAAAGAGGATCGTCTCAGGATCAAAACCCTGCAGAAACAGTTACTCGACATCGCCAAAGAAACGAATCTCCAGATTCAG GAGCGTGACAAAATGGTGGCGCACCTCGAAGATCAGGTGCAGGAGTGGAAAATGAAGGAAAGCCTGCAGGAGAAGTACGAGAACGAAAGCGCTGAGCTGCTCGTCTGTGAGGGACAGAAACTGAACAACCACAACGAGAAGCAGCTGGAGACCGAgatcgag TTGCTCAAGAAGAAGCTGATAAACGAGGAAAAGTCTCACCAAGAGATGGAGGTTCTTCTTAAAAAGAATCAGATG AGGCTGGAGGAGCAGTTGGAGTCCTGGATGCAGCGCTACGATAAAGACACGGAGGACAAACAGCTGGAGCTGAAGACTCTGAAGACCAACAAGTCCAACAATCTGGTGCAGTTAGAGGAGCTGGCTCAGAAA TACAAAGACACCGAGCAGGTGATTATCGAGGACAGAACGGAGAAGGAGAAGCTGCGCAAACAGCTGGAGAAAGAACAGCTGCAGACGAACACAGCTATAAAG atTCAGTCGTGGTGGAGAGGAACCATGGTTCGAAAAGGTCTTGGTCCCTTTAACAACGCGAATAAACCCAAAGACAAAAAGCAGGGCAAAAAAGAGAAGtga
- the iqcg gene encoding dynein regulatory complex protein 9 isoform X1: MLCAVDVLRLCAVLRDCADQLAVLGLIKGGAHRDTPTAALTVALGGQAEGDGRSEAVQEQHRMQRELEHSLMDRTISSDYTSKVQSDRRFAARLISDLLTELTEEGTFSSLIRTVDEEKRIKAQLNDIISRDKEDRLRIKTLQKQLLDIAKETNLQIQERDKMVAHLEDQVQEWKMKESLQEKYENESAELLVCEGQKLNNHNEKQLETEIEQLLKKKLINEEKSHQEMEVLLKKNQMRLEEQLESWMQRYDKDTEDKQLELKTLKTNKSNNLVQLEELAQKYKDTEQVIIEDRTEKEKLRKQLEKEQLQTNTAIKIQSWWRGTMVRKGLGPFNNANKPKDKKQGKKEK, encoded by the exons ATGCTGTGTGCGGTGGATGTGCTGCGGCTCTGCGCGGTGCTCCGGGACTGCGCGGATCAGCTCGCCGTGCTGGGGCTCATCAAGGGCGGGGCTCACAGGGACACACCCACCGCCGCTCTCACA GTGGCTCTCGGGGGCCAGGCTGAGGGTGATGGCAGGTCTGAGGCCGTACAGGAGCAACACAGGATGCAGAGGGAACTGGAGCACAGTCTGATGGACAGAACGATCTCCTCAGATTACACGAGCAAAGTACAGAGTGACCG AAGGTTTGCGGCTCGGCTGATCAGCGACCTGCTGACGGAGCTGACGGAGGAAGGAACGTTCTCCAGCCTGATACGCACTGTGGACGAAGAGAAGCGGATCAAAGCCCAGCTGAACGATATAATCAGCAG GGATAAAGAGGATCGTCTCAGGATCAAAACCCTGCAGAAACAGTTACTCGACATCGCCAAAGAAACGAATCTCCAGATTCAG GAGCGTGACAAAATGGTGGCGCACCTCGAAGATCAGGTGCAGGAGTGGAAAATGAAGGAAAGCCTGCAGGAGAAGTACGAGAACGAAAGCGCTGAGCTGCTCGTCTGTGAGGGACAGAAACTGAACAACCACAACGAGAAGCAGCTGGAGACCGAgatcgag CAGTTGCTCAAGAAGAAGCTGATAAACGAGGAAAAGTCTCACCAAGAGATGGAGGTTCTTCTTAAAAAGAATCAGATG AGGCTGGAGGAGCAGTTGGAGTCCTGGATGCAGCGCTACGATAAAGACACGGAGGACAAACAGCTGGAGCTGAAGACTCTGAAGACCAACAAGTCCAACAATCTGGTGCAGTTAGAGGAGCTGGCTCAGAAA TACAAAGACACCGAGCAGGTGATTATCGAGGACAGAACGGAGAAGGAGAAGCTGCGCAAACAGCTGGAGAAAGAACAGCTGCAGACGAACACAGCTATAAAG atTCAGTCGTGGTGGAGAGGAACCATGGTTCGAAAAGGTCTTGGTCCCTTTAACAACGCGAATAAACCCAAAGACAAAAAGCAGGGCAAAAAAGAGAAGtga